One stretch of Burkholderia oklahomensis C6786 DNA includes these proteins:
- a CDS encoding aromatic acid/H+ symport family MFS transporter, which produces MTDFARQLDVQQFIDERRFSPYQWLILILCFLIVAADGFDTAAIGFVAPALGQEWHVTKAALGPVMSAALVGLALGALTAGPLADRIGRKRVLVGSVVLFGLFSIGCAFAQSVTELAVLRLLTGLGLGAAMPNATTLMAEYAPHAKRSFLVNTMFCGFTLGSSAGGLVAAALIPDHGWRSVFIVGGVAPLVLGALLIALPESIRFMVLRGAPRERIAAVLRRIAPGTSFDGVRFVLPEDRGEQQRSGAAVVLSTRYRGGTAMLWLTYFMGLLVYYLLTSWLPTLIRDTGFTVRDAALVTALFPLGGGIGAIATGWLMDRFEPHRVIAVTYALTALFVWMIGLQAGHLALLATVVFVAGVCMNGAQSSLPALAAAFYPTSGRATGVAWMLGVGRFGGILGAFSGGLLLQAQLGFGTIFSMLAVPALIAAGALMVKRAAALRDAEPNAPTRAA; this is translated from the coding sequence ATGACCGATTTCGCGCGCCAGCTCGATGTGCAGCAGTTCATTGACGAGCGGCGCTTCTCGCCCTATCAGTGGTTGATTCTGATCCTGTGCTTTCTGATCGTCGCGGCGGACGGCTTCGATACCGCCGCGATCGGTTTCGTCGCGCCCGCGCTCGGCCAGGAATGGCACGTGACGAAGGCCGCGCTCGGGCCGGTGATGAGCGCGGCGCTCGTCGGCCTCGCGCTCGGCGCGCTCACGGCGGGCCCGCTCGCCGATCGGATCGGCCGCAAGCGCGTGCTGGTCGGCTCGGTCGTGTTGTTCGGACTCTTCAGCATCGGCTGCGCGTTTGCGCAATCGGTCACGGAGCTGGCCGTGCTGCGCTTGCTGACGGGACTCGGTCTCGGCGCCGCGATGCCGAACGCGACGACGCTGATGGCCGAGTACGCGCCGCACGCGAAACGCTCGTTCCTCGTCAACACGATGTTCTGCGGCTTCACGCTCGGCTCGTCGGCGGGCGGCCTCGTCGCCGCCGCGCTGATCCCGGATCACGGCTGGCGCAGCGTGTTCATCGTCGGCGGCGTCGCGCCGCTCGTGCTCGGCGCGCTGTTGATCGCGCTGCCCGAGTCGATCCGGTTCATGGTGCTGCGCGGCGCGCCGCGCGAACGGATCGCCGCGGTGCTGCGCCGGATCGCGCCCGGCACGTCGTTCGACGGCGTGCGCTTCGTGCTGCCCGAAGACCGTGGCGAACAGCAGCGCTCGGGTGCGGCCGTCGTGCTGTCGACGCGCTACCGCGGGGGCACCGCGATGCTGTGGCTCACATATTTCATGGGACTGCTCGTCTACTACCTGCTGACGAGCTGGCTGCCGACGCTGATCCGCGATACCGGCTTCACCGTGCGCGATGCGGCGCTCGTCACCGCGCTCTTTCCGCTCGGCGGCGGCATCGGTGCGATCGCGACCGGCTGGCTGATGGACCGTTTCGAGCCGCATCGCGTGATCGCGGTCACGTATGCGCTGACGGCGCTGTTCGTCTGGATGATCGGACTGCAGGCCGGGCATCTCGCGCTGCTCGCGACCGTCGTGTTCGTCGCGGGCGTTTGCATGAACGGCGCGCAATCGTCGCTGCCGGCGCTCGCAGCCGCGTTCTATCCGACGAGCGGACGCGCGACGGGCGTCGCGTGGATGCTCGGTGTCGGGCGCTTCGGCGGGATTCTGGGTGCGTTTTCAGGCGGCTTGCTGCTGCAGGCGCAGCTCGGGTTCGGCACGATTTTCTCGATGCTCGCGG